The genomic DNA TTTCAGACATCCTCTTTAAAGAAAAGTAGAGTTTTTGATTAACTATTTCCAGCTAAATCTGGAAGGTTTCTCCACAACTGGCTCAGTATACTCACTCATGCCTAGTATGGTTTTGATTTTAACCTTGTTTCCATATACATTTTCTAAGGTTAGTATTTTATCCAAATCCTTATCTTCATATACCTCGTCAATATCTAAGTCCTTATAAGACTGGAATAAGATTTTGGCAAGCTCCTTTTTGTCTTTATAGGTTGCATCAAAATCCAGCCTCTCTACAAAGTGTTTTCTTACCTTTTCAATATTGTCTTCCTTAAAGCTTTTACGAGCTTCTCGTAAAGTTTCAATTATTTCTTTAGTTATACTATCTGCCAAATTAGAGTTGAATATTATTTTTCCATACTCTCTACATCCAAATAATTCAAAGTGCTCAACCTTGTCAGAGGTGACAATCAACTTATCTATATTTACTGATAGTTGGTTTCTGGTTAGTACTTTGTTAGCTAGTTTGTAAAGTGACCTTAAAGTCGAAAACTCTTGGCGTAGTATTTCACTAGCCTGATTTATTTTTGTACTCTTTAATTCTTTAACCTTCTTCTTTACAAAATCTTCTCTATTCATTCTACTTGTTTAAAATTATTAATCGAATCAACTCTTGATAACTGATATTTGAACCACTCATTTTTATTAAATAATCTAATTTTGATTTTAGTTCCTTATTCAAAAAAATACTGATTAACTTCCCTTGCTGATACTTTCTATAAAAACTCTTTTCCATTTCATTATATTAATTTTCAATCTGTTATATGTTATTCAAAAAAGTTCCTCCCATCCTTAAATATATATCTATTTAAAGATAGGCGGTACTAATTTTTCAAGCTGCCATTTCTGAATATTTTTTCCAATAGGTTTTTAGGGTTTTAACTCCAAATTCATCCATATTATATTTTTTTAGTTCCTCTTTTCTTTCCTTATACACATCTTTGATTTGCCTAAGCCCAGTTTTAAAGATTTGGTCTTTGATAGTTTCTGACGATATAAATATCTTGGCTTCAATCATAGCATCAATAACTTCGTTTATTTTTTTACTATTCTCATATTTAACCAATATACCCTTGGCCTTATTAACTAAATTCCTATTCTCAAATCCAAATTTGCCAGTATAATAATCATGCTTTTCTTTCCAGTCGATAGACATATAATATTCTTTACTTGGGATAATACCTTCTAAGTTTTTTGTATCATCCAAAGCTTGGTCTATTAGTTGAGTATGAATTTTGTTAAAGTTGAAATTCAACAAACTGTTATTGTTAATCCTATTAATGGCCGAATCTAATACTATATATAAAGTATTAAAGTCTCTTTTAGTTGGATTAAGTTGAATAAACCTAACTAAATGACCACGGAGCAATCCTATTTTATTGTATGAATCAAATTTATCAACCCATAAATCAAGTGAAAGTTTGTAATATGGCTTATTTGGTTTATAGACGATTCCATATTCGGGTATATCTATCTTTTCTGTACAACCTTCTTTCAAATTAGGATTAATATTCACTTCAAAGTTAAACCCAAGACTACTAAACACATTCTTATCAACCAGCATCATAATTTCCTTTTTTATTACATACGCCAGGGTAACAAAACACATGTGTCTGATAATCTACACTTTAAAAAATAAGGTTCGCCATGTTTTGCTATTAGTAATAAAACATCATGTCAAAGAACTTTTCTAGAAATCATTTTCCCAAACATTTAAGGAGGTCTAGTTAAGTTTATAGAGGTATTACACATTAAATCTATGTTTGGGATATTTGTATAGCCACTTGTAAAAAGTTCCTAAAAGCACAATACATTACCTAAAAAAAGGCCATATAATTAGTTAATAGATGTATCCTAAGAAGTACAGAACTTTTAGTTTGTAATATTTTTTAACCCTTTATAGCATTGGGGCATTTTTTGTAAAAGTCAATTCTACACAATTTAGCTATGTTTGGGATATCAATATGTTTACAGGTAGAAAGTGCCTAAAAGCTTAATACATTACCCACTAAATACCAATTAAACCAGCTTCATCATACTATCTTTCATTTGCTGGTCTGTAAAGCTGCCTAAATAGTTTTGAGTAGTAGCAATATTTTGGTGGCCTAATGACTGACTTATAAATACTATGCTTGCTCCTTTATTCATTAAAATAGTGGCGAAGCTGTGACGGGCTGAATAAGTAGTGATTTTAGGAATTTGAAGTTCTTCACATGCTTGCTTTAAGGTGTAGTTTATTTTAATGGTGAGTGAATTCACTTTCTTGTAAACATGCTCCGCTTCTTCATTTTCCAATACAGGAAATATAAAATCATTGGCGCTTGTATATTTCTCAATGATTTCTTTTGCTTCTGGAAGTAAGTATATTTTAATTGGTTTATTGGTTTTGGCTCTGTGGTAAACCAAGTATTCACCTTGTAGATTCTTTTTCTTTAGTAAAACTATATCTTTAATATTGACACCTCCACTAAAATAACTAAAGCGGTATAAATCCATATAGAAATTAAATGCATCAATTTTAAACTTATAGGATAGAACTTTCTTTAGTCTTTTTTCTGTAAGAGCTCTCTTATTATTATTTGCCTGTGGAACTTTGTATTTATCAAAAGGATAAACCTTAAACAATTCCTTATTGGCATTAACAACTGCCTTAAAAGCTCTCATATAAATTGAAACAGTACTAATACTTTTACTCTCTGAAATAAGAAATGAATGAAAGTCTTCTAAAAGCTTACTATTAACCTGTGCTATTCTAATACCTTTTCTAAATCTTAATAGTGCTTTTTGGGTGTTAACATAGGTGATTGCAGTATTATATTTTTCCTTACTCTTAAATTCGTCTGCTCTTTCCTGAAATAAGTCATTTATAAACACTTTTTGGACTGCCTTTGGCTTAGTTCCAGAAAAATTCTCTTTGAACAATTCAAAATCAAAATCTTTCATTTCATCCAATATTAGATTGGCCTTGGCTTCATATTGAATTAATTTCTTCTTAATAGATGTAATGTTTTTGGGTAATCGTTTTAAGCTGGTATAATCTTTATATTCTTTTAAACTCATATAAAGCTTTAAGCTAATAAAACTAGTTTGTCTTAGGTTTGTAATTCTCAATTTAAAAGGATATCCATCTTTTGTTTTTCTCCTTTTGTCATAAAAAATAGAAGCTGTTGCTCTCATAAATATTATATTATGAGTGGTCGTCTGTAAATTTGCAAACAATTTGCATTTAAGAAAGCCTGTTTAGGTATCATTCAGTAATTTTCTGAACCGTAAAATTTAACTTGCTACCCATTGAAAATTAACTATTTTTGTGCTTTCCTGCTAAAATTCAGTAATTGAAATTAAATAATCATTAAAATAAACAATTATGTTAAAAGGACACCCTAAAGGGCTTATCCCCGCTTCGTTAGCTAATATGGGCGAACGATTTGGATTTTACACCATGATGGCTATTTTGGTGCTGTTTCTCCAAGCTAAGTTTGGTTTAACAGGTACCGATGCTGGTTACATCTATTCTGGATTTTATTTCTCTATTTACATCCTCGCATTGGTGGGTGGTATCATAGCCGATAAAATCCAAAACTTTAAAGGAACTATTATTGCTGGTTTATTTCTTATGAGTGCAGGATACCTCATTATGGCTATCCCAACTCCAACACCAGTGGCTAGTGTTCCATTTTATTTAACTATCTCCATTATTGGTTTATTTGTGATTGCTTTTGGTAATGGTTTATTCAAAGGTAACTTACAAGCTTTAGTTGGTCAAATGTATGATAATGAGAAATATGGTGCCATGAGAGACTCTGGTTTCTCTTTATTTTATGCTTTCATTAATGTAGGTGCCATTTTTGCTCCATTTACTGCCATTGGTGTTCGTAACTGGTGGTTGGGCAAATTCAACTTTACTTACGATGGTAGTTTACCTGAGTATTGTCATGCTTACCTCAATGGTTCTTTATCTGAAGATTCTATTGCTAATTTTAAAACTGCTGCTGAAACGGTTTCAGGAAAAGCCGTTAATGATTTAACAGCCTTCTCTAACGAGTATTTAAATGTATTTAACGAAGGATTCCATTATGCATTTGGTGTAGCGATTATTGCTATGGCTATTTCTACGGTTATTTTCTTTATGAATAAGAAGAATTTCCCAAATCCAAAAGTTAAAGCTGCTGCAGGTGAAATCACTGACGAAATTAAAATGGAAGCTAAAGAAGTAGCACAAAGAATGTATGCTTTATTAGCTGTATTTGGTGTAGTTATCTTCTTCTGGTTCTCTTTCCACCAAAATGGACTTACGCTAACTATGTTTGCGAGAGATTATACTGACTTAAGCTTATTGGTATTTACCATAGGTGGTATTACCTTTAAAGGTGCCGAAGTTTTCCAAGCTATGAATCCTATCTTTGTTGTTGCTTTAACACCAATTGTAGTTGGATTATTTGGTTGGCTTCGTGTACGAAATATGGAACCATCTACTCCTAAGAAAATTGCCATTGGTATGGGTATTGCCATGCTAGGTTTTGTATTGATGATGTTTGGTTCATTTGGTTTACCATTATTCAACGAGGTGAGCTCTGCAAACGGAGGAACTCCTTTAGATGATATTCATCGTGTTACACCATTCTTATTGGCTGGTACTTATTTCATCCTTACTGTTGCTGAGCTATTTATTAGCCCAATGGGAATTTCATTTGTTTCTAAAGTTGCTCCACCACAGTATCAAGGTTTGATGCAAGGTGGTTGGTTAGGTGCTACAGCTCTTGGTAATGGACTATTGTTCATAGGTGCTGTTCTTTATGAAACTATTCCAATTTGGATGACATGGGGAATTTTTGTTGTAGCTTGTGCTATTTCAATGTTTACGATTATCTTTATGGTGAAATGGCTTGAGCGTGTTGCCAAGTAATACCAATTGTAATTAAAAGTGAGATTTTTAGTCGCTTTTAGTTTTACAATGGTTTATGCCGATTTAAAATTTATAAACAATTAATTTGTATTGATTAATGTCTCTTATTTTTTAACATCGGTATAATTAAACCAGATATAATATACAAAGAGGTGTTCTGTTTCAGTTCACCTCTTTTTTTTGTTGATGGATATATAGGAATATGGGAAATGGTTGGTTCCTAACGTCAAAAAAATGATTCAAAAGAACGTGGATGACACGGATTAAATAGATCTGCACAGATTTGTTATGTTTGAATGCCTGAAACTACAAAATAGGCTAGCTGTCAAAAACTGAGCCTGAAACTTTCTCTAGCTCTCTAGTTCACCAACTCTCCATTTCCCCAAATCTCTCGTTCTCTTTTTCTCTACCTCCCTTTTTACATTTCCTTACCAAATAATATTCGCTTTGATGGATTAGTATTTTTACTTTTGCCGAATGACTGAAACATTAGCATCCTCATATCCTTGGGGACATAAACGACGATTTAATGCTTACGCCCAATACTTCGAACGTACTTTTGGCGAACGTGTGCAAAAAACTACTATTGATGCTGGATTTACCTGTCCGAATAGAGATGGGAAAGTAGCTAGAGGAGGCTGTACCTATTGTAATAATAATGCTTTTAATCCCAGTTATAATGATTCCAAGAAACCTGTTATTCAACAGATTCAGGAAGGTATTGAATTTCATGCCAATAGATATCGTAGGGCCGGAAAATTCTTAGCTTATTTTCAAGCTTATTCTAATACTTACGCTCCTCTAGAAGAACTCAAAAAACTCTATGGTCCGGCCTTAGAAATGGAAAACGTGGTGGGCTTGGTCATTGGAACCAGAAGCGATTGCATGGATGAGGAAAAGCTTAAATACTTCGCTGAAGTAAGTAAAACCCATTATGTGATTTTAGAATATGGGATTGAAAGCACCTTTGATAAAACCTTGGAGAGAATTAATCGTGGGCATGATTTTCAGAATGTAATTGATATGATGAAACTCACCCATGATTATGGGGTGAAGTGTGGAGGACATATGATTTTTGGACTACCCGGCGAAAGCAGACAAGAGATGATGGATCAGGTGCATGTGTTGAATAAATTACCCATGAATAATATCAAATTCCATCAATTACAAATTATCACTGGAACCCATATGGCCAAGGAGTTTAAAAAGTCACCTGAGAATTTTGAGCTGTTTGGAATGGAAGAGTATATCGATTTCATGGTGAGGTTTTTAGAGCAATTAAATCCTAATTTTGTAGTGGAAAGATTTGCGGGGGAGGTTCCTCCTCGATTTTTGGTGAGTCAAGCTTGGGGAAATCTTCGTAATGATCAGATATTACAGAAGATTGAGCGGGAATTGGAAGCACGAGATACCTGGCAAGGCAAACTTTATCTTCCAAAGAGCTAGTCCTAAAACATCAATTTTTTCCTTAGGTTTGTACTGAAAACAAACACTTACCTTTTAAGTTTTTGTTATTCCCTACAGTATAATTTGGCTCGTTCGGAAATGTTTTCCGTGTGCAGAAATTAAAGATTGATAGGTGTACTTGGATTTCAAATCAGAGCAAGCAGAGAGAAATAAGAATAATTGCTTAGGCGCAGATATAAAACACAACAAAATGAGAAAGAAAGAGAGATTCGAGAAAGTAATATCCTGGTTTGAGGAGAATATGCCCATAGCTGAAACAGAGCTCCATTATGGTAATCCTTATGAACTTTTGGTAGCGGTGATACTCTCTGCTCAATGTACTGATAAACGTGTGAACCAAATTACACCTGCTTTATTCGATAAATATCCTGATGAAATTGCAATGGCTCATGCTACTGTGGATGATATATTTCAGTTGATTCGCTCTTGTTCCTATCCTAATAATAAAGCCAAGCACCTTTTGGGGATGGCACAGATGCTGCACATGGACTTTAAAGGAGAAGTTCCCTCCGATATTAAAGAATTGCAGAAGATGCCAGGAGTAGGGCGGAAGACCGCAAATGTAATAGCCTCGGTGGTATTTAATAAGCCAGCTATGGCTGTGGATACTCATGTGTTTCGAGTTTCAGCACGTTTGGGACTCACCACAAACTCAAAAACACCTCTCGACACCGAGTTACAACTCGTCAAACATATTCCTGAAGAAAAAATTCCAACAGCACATCATTGGCTCATTCTCCATGGTCGATATGTTTGTTTAGCACGCTCCCCAAAATGTGAGAAATGTGGGATTACTGAGTATTGTAAGTATTATGCGAAGTTGAAGAAGTAAGGATTGTCTTGAACTACAGATTTGTCTTCTAAATATTTTTTTCATTAAGTGAAAATGATAGAAAATATCACAAAAAAATAGCTTGGGTTTTGCCCAAGCTATTTTTGTATTTACAGTTTTATAAGATATTGCATTTTAAGACAATAGAACAAAATAAAAAATAATTTCCTTTTTTATGCAGGAGGTGTACCTTCAGCATTAGAAACAACAGCATCAATTTGTACTAAAGCATCCATAGGGATAGCTGAAACACCAATAACTGTCCTTGCAGGAAGATCGCCTTTGAAGAATGTGGTATAAACTTCGTTTACCACATCAATATCTGCAATATCTTTTAATTGGATATTTACTTTAACGATATCGTCCATTACGTGGTCCACACTTTCGATAATTGCTTTGATGTTATTTAAACATTGTTCAGCTTGCTCTTTTACACCACCGGCTATAATTTCACTAGTTTTTGCATCTAAAGGTAATTGACCTGAAATATGATTGTAATGAGAAAAAGCTACTGTATGTGAGTAAGGAGCTTTTGGTGCATTTTCTGTATTGCTTGCTTCAATAATGAGTAGTTTGCTGTCTTCAATAAGTTGTGGAGGTGTACCATCACCATGTGATATAACGGTGTCAATTTGTACCAAAGCATCCATAGCTAAAGCTGAGGCATTAACTGTGGAACGAGCAGGAACATAGTTTGGGAAAAATTTGGCACAAACTTCGTTGACTGCTTCAATATCAGTATTGTTTTTAAGAAAAATAGTTGTTTTAACTACATCTTCCATCACATGGTCTATGCTTTCTAAAATGGCTTTAACATTGCTTAAACATTGTGCTGTTTGCTCTTTTATACCACCACTTACCAAATCTCCAGTTTCAGGATTGATAGGTAATTGAGAAGAAAGGTTATTATAATGAGAAAAAGCTACCGTTTGTTTAGCGATAGCACTTTTTGGGGCATTTTTCGTATTTCTAGAAACTTTGATAA from Lentimicrobium sp. L6 includes the following:
- a CDS encoding tyrosine-type recombinase/integrase, which gives rise to MRATASIFYDKRRKTKDGYPFKLRITNLRQTSFISLKLYMSLKEYKDYTSLKRLPKNITSIKKKLIQYEAKANLILDEMKDFDFELFKENFSGTKPKAVQKVFINDLFQERADEFKSKEKYNTAITYVNTQKALLRFRKGIRIAQVNSKLLEDFHSFLISESKSISTVSIYMRAFKAVVNANKELFKVYPFDKYKVPQANNNKRALTEKRLKKVLSYKFKIDAFNFYMDLYRFSYFSGGVNIKDIVLLKKKNLQGEYLVYHRAKTNKPIKIYLLPEAKEIIEKYTSANDFIFPVLENEEAEHVYKKVNSLTIKINYTLKQACEELQIPKITTYSARHSFATILMNKGASIVFISQSLGHQNIATTQNYLGSFTDQQMKDSMMKLV
- a CDS encoding peptide MFS transporter gives rise to the protein MLKGHPKGLIPASLANMGERFGFYTMMAILVLFLQAKFGLTGTDAGYIYSGFYFSIYILALVGGIIADKIQNFKGTIIAGLFLMSAGYLIMAIPTPTPVASVPFYLTISIIGLFVIAFGNGLFKGNLQALVGQMYDNEKYGAMRDSGFSLFYAFINVGAIFAPFTAIGVRNWWLGKFNFTYDGSLPEYCHAYLNGSLSEDSIANFKTAAETVSGKAVNDLTAFSNEYLNVFNEGFHYAFGVAIIAMAISTVIFFMNKKNFPNPKVKAAAGEITDEIKMEAKEVAQRMYALLAVFGVVIFFWFSFHQNGLTLTMFARDYTDLSLLVFTIGGITFKGAEVFQAMNPIFVVALTPIVVGLFGWLRVRNMEPSTPKKIAIGMGIAMLGFVLMMFGSFGLPLFNEVSSANGGTPLDDIHRVTPFLLAGTYFILTVAELFISPMGISFVSKVAPPQYQGLMQGGWLGATALGNGLLFIGAVLYETIPIWMTWGIFVVACAISMFTIIFMVKWLERVAK
- a CDS encoding TIGR01212 family radical SAM protein (This family includes YhcC from E. coli K-12, an uncharacterized radical SAM protein.), producing the protein MTETLASSYPWGHKRRFNAYAQYFERTFGERVQKTTIDAGFTCPNRDGKVARGGCTYCNNNAFNPSYNDSKKPVIQQIQEGIEFHANRYRRAGKFLAYFQAYSNTYAPLEELKKLYGPALEMENVVGLVIGTRSDCMDEEKLKYFAEVSKTHYVILEYGIESTFDKTLERINRGHDFQNVIDMMKLTHDYGVKCGGHMIFGLPGESRQEMMDQVHVLNKLPMNNIKFHQLQIITGTHMAKEFKKSPENFELFGMEEYIDFMVRFLEQLNPNFVVERFAGEVPPRFLVSQAWGNLRNDQILQKIERELEARDTWQGKLYLPKS
- the nth gene encoding endonuclease III, encoding MRKKERFEKVISWFEENMPIAETELHYGNPYELLVAVILSAQCTDKRVNQITPALFDKYPDEIAMAHATVDDIFQLIRSCSYPNNKAKHLLGMAQMLHMDFKGEVPSDIKELQKMPGVGRKTANVIASVVFNKPAMAVDTHVFRVSARLGLTTNSKTPLDTELQLVKHIPEEKIPTAHHWLILHGRYVCLARSPKCEKCGITEYCKYYAKLKK
- a CDS encoding RidA family protein — translated: MSDKIIKVSRNTENAPKCSVSTQTVAFSHYNNFSAQLAIDPKTGKIIAGGVKEQAEQCLKNIKAIVESIDHVMDDVVKINVFVKNISDMDAIDEVYAKFFPGSRPTRTVVAVAALPMSDALVQIDTLISNGEGTAPQAPCALIKVSRNTKNAPKSAIAKQTVAFSHYNNLSSQLPINPETGDLVSGGIKEQTAQCLSNVKAILESIDHVMEDVVKTTIFLKNNTDIEAVNEVCAKFFPNYVPARSTVNASALAMDALVQIDTVISHGDGTPPQLIEDSKLLIIEASNTENAPKAPYSHTVAFSHYNHISGQLPLDAKTSEIIAGGVKEQAEQCLNNIKAIIESVDHVMDDIVKVNIQLKDIADIDVVNEVYTTFFKGDLPARTVIGVSAIPMDALVQIDAVVSNAEGTPPA